One segment of bacterium DNA contains the following:
- a CDS encoding HDIG domain-containing protein: protein MTRDEALALMHSNVQAEGLRRHVIAVEAAMGLYAEKLGADPDLWRLAGLLHDYDWEIHPTLEAHPAEGVPMLREAGCPEDVVQAILSHNTAGTGVERSRPIDFALLACDEVTGLAIASTLVRPSKDIRDVKIKSLKKRWKEKAFARGVNREEVEEATEDFSRECFGGTLELWEHVQNVLGAMQGAAEELGLDGRLAQA, encoded by the coding sequence ATGACCCGAGACGAAGCCCTTGCCCTCATGCACTCCAACGTCCAGGCCGAAGGCCTCAGACGCCACGTGATCGCGGTCGAGGCCGCGATGGGTCTCTACGCCGAGAAACTGGGCGCGGACCCCGACCTCTGGCGGCTGGCGGGTCTCCTCCACGACTACGACTGGGAGATCCACCCGACGCTGGAGGCGCACCCGGCCGAAGGCGTGCCGATGCTGCGCGAAGCGGGCTGTCCCGAGGACGTCGTCCAGGCGATCCTGTCGCACAACACTGCCGGCACCGGCGTCGAGCGCTCGCGGCCGATCGACTTCGCGCTCCTCGCCTGTGACGAGGTCACGGGACTTGCAATCGCATCGACCCTGGTGCGTCCCTCGAAGGACATCCGGGACGTCAAGATCAAGTCGCTCAAGAAGCGGTGGAAGGAAAAGGCCTTTGCCCGCGGGGTGAACCGCGAGGAAGTCGAAGAGGCCACCGAGGACTTCAGCCGCGAGTGCTTCGGCGGCACGCTCGAGCTCTGGGAGCACGTCCAGAACGTGCTCGGCGCGATGCAAGGCGCGGCCGAGGAGCTCGGTCTCGACGGCCGGCTCGCCCAGGCCTGA
- a CDS encoding S9 family peptidase, producing the protein MAYPATERIEHYDDYHGTKVHDPYRWLEDDVRESDEVAQWVEKQNKVTFGYLDQIPERERIKQRLTELWDYEKLSTPWQQGGRYFVFRNNGLQNQNVLFVKDSFEGEERVLIDPNTWSDDGTVAMRSTSVDPKGKYLAYAIGDAGSDWQTWRVMEVDSGMVLDDELKWVKFSGADWTPDGKGFFYGRYAKPEEGAEFQSLNLNRKIYYHRIGTPQSDDVMVYARPDHPDWGFWPEVTEDGKYLILHTSIGTDARYRIFYRDLSEPLGGMVELIDNFDHEYTFVASNGPVFYFQTNNGAPKRRLIAIDTQNPALENWREVIPESEATLIEVEFVNGQFLARFLEDAKTAVRVHAESGEFVRNVDFPGIGTATGFYGDHDDNETFYSFSSFTTPTSVYRYDLETGTSELLDTAKVDFDPADFTVRQIFYESKDGTRVPMFLAHKKGVKDDGTNPTLLYGYGGFDIPMRPSFSITRLAWMEMGGVFAMANLRGGGEYGEEWHKAGTKLQKQNVFDDFIAAAEWLIDNKVTKKEKLAIQGGSNGGLLVGAAITQRPDLFQAALPAVGVMDMLRFHKFTAGRFWTDDYGSSDDPEEFKALYAYSPYHNLEEASYPATLVTTADTDDRVVPGHSFKFAAQLQHAHKGDAPVMIRIETRAGHGGGTPTTMRIEQYTDLWGFLVKNLDMELPPMVESDQAPLGAQ; encoded by the coding sequence ATGGCCTACCCCGCCACCGAGCGGATCGAGCACTACGACGACTACCACGGCACCAAGGTGCACGACCCCTACCGTTGGCTCGAGGACGACGTTCGCGAGTCCGACGAGGTCGCGCAGTGGGTCGAGAAGCAGAACAAGGTCACCTTCGGCTACCTCGACCAGATCCCCGAGCGCGAGCGCATCAAGCAGCGCCTGACCGAGCTCTGGGACTACGAGAAGCTCTCGACACCCTGGCAGCAGGGTGGGCGCTACTTCGTATTTCGCAACAACGGTCTCCAGAACCAGAACGTCCTGTTCGTCAAGGACTCGTTCGAGGGTGAAGAGCGCGTGCTGATCGACCCAAACACCTGGTCGGATGACGGCACGGTGGCCATGCGCAGTACTTCGGTCGACCCCAAGGGCAAGTACCTGGCCTACGCGATCGGCGACGCCGGCTCGGACTGGCAGACCTGGCGGGTGATGGAGGTCGACTCGGGCATGGTGCTCGACGACGAGCTCAAGTGGGTCAAATTCTCGGGCGCCGACTGGACTCCGGACGGCAAAGGCTTCTTCTACGGCCGCTACGCCAAGCCCGAGGAGGGCGCGGAGTTTCAGTCGCTCAACCTGAACCGGAAGATCTACTACCACCGCATCGGAACACCGCAGTCCGACGACGTCATGGTCTACGCTCGCCCCGATCACCCCGACTGGGGTTTCTGGCCCGAGGTCACCGAGGACGGCAAGTACCTGATTCTCCATACCTCGATCGGAACCGACGCTCGATACCGCATCTTCTACCGCGACCTCTCCGAGCCCCTCGGCGGCATGGTCGAGCTGATCGACAATTTCGACCACGAGTACACCTTCGTCGCCTCGAACGGCCCGGTCTTCTACTTCCAGACCAACAACGGCGCGCCCAAGCGCCGCCTGATCGCGATCGACACCCAGAACCCGGCGCTCGAGAACTGGCGCGAGGTCATCCCCGAGAGCGAGGCGACCCTGATCGAGGTCGAGTTCGTCAACGGTCAGTTCTTGGCCCGCTTCCTCGAGGACGCCAAGACCGCGGTCCGGGTCCACGCCGAGTCGGGCGAGTTCGTGCGCAACGTCGACTTCCCCGGCATCGGCACCGCCACCGGTTTCTACGGCGACCACGACGACAACGAAACCTTCTACAGCTTCTCGAGCTTCACCACACCGACCTCGGTCTACCGCTACGACCTCGAAACGGGCACGAGCGAGCTTCTCGACACCGCCAAGGTCGATTTCGATCCGGCCGACTTCACCGTGCGCCAGATCTTCTACGAGTCCAAGGACGGCACCCGCGTACCCATGTTCCTCGCCCACAAGAAAGGCGTCAAGGACGACGGCACCAACCCGACGCTTCTCTACGGCTACGGCGGCTTCGACATCCCGATGAGGCCCAGTTTTTCGATCACCCGCTTGGCCTGGATGGAGATGGGCGGCGTCTTCGCCATGGCCAACCTGCGCGGCGGCGGCGAGTACGGCGAGGAGTGGCACAAGGCCGGCACCAAGCTCCAGAAGCAGAACGTCTTCGACGATTTCATCGCGGCGGCCGAGTGGCTGATCGACAACAAGGTCACCAAAAAGGAGAAGCTGGCGATCCAGGGCGGCTCGAACGGCGGCCTGCTTGTCGGCGCGGCGATCACCCAGCGACCGGACCTCTTCCAGGCGGCCCTGCCCGCAGTCGGGGTCATGGACATGCTGCGCTTCCACAAGTTCACCGCGGGCCGCTTCTGGACCGACGACTACGGCTCCTCCGACGACCCGGAAGAGTTCAAGGCCCTCTATGCCTATTCGCCGTACCACAACCTCGAGGAGGCGTCCTACCCCGCGACGCTGGTCACCACCGCCGACACCGACGACCGGGTGGTGCCGGGCCACAGCTTCAAGTTCGCGGCCCAGCTCCAGCACGCCCACAAGGGCGACGCACCGGTCATGATTCGAATCGAGACCCGCGCCGGTCATGGTGGCGGCACCCCGACCACCATGCGGATCGAGCAGTACACCGACCTCTGGGGCTTCCTGGTCAAGAACCTGGACATGGAGCTGCCGCCGATGGTCGAGTCGGACCAGGCGCCGCTGGGCGCGCAGTAG
- a CDS encoding oligosaccharide flippase family protein: protein MTADTTTRFFHSTGAATFSQAWRLGVTFLTQLVLMKLLRAGDWGLYEWTVTVFLVFGALRDLGLLYHVIRLKPRPYGNVLAVELAWGALLSLATFFGAEQVARAFPGAGPEVVPVIQAFSLFLFLEGLSSVPRIYFDAELMVGRTVLPEILRNLIFAATSLTLAFFGYGVFSMVTGLVVSMAYYTAHLWIRAWPTIPLVYERGRNWALIRPSLPLATIWFFAILARHIDPVLLGLFSFDKDTVGLYTRSYFFAFLVTVTLVPAITRVLYPALVAYSDDPVKLSEAYRLATLLVLTLEAPVAAFLFLNPEAFLSIFGTQWTGAVPFLRVLAIAPLIDPFSRLGGEILKVYHHDRLWIVSLVLTLLTFVVAGYFLISAFGPIGMAWANYLPIGGLVMAWGIHRIAPGPFFRLLRDIVVIYLAPIVPFLIAYLAAGDRLWLRFGLSVLAGLVTAAFYWRKFGRSFVAFFRNRSGEAAAAVTAPVDRID, encoded by the coding sequence TTGACCGCCGACACCACCACCAGGTTCTTTCACTCGACCGGCGCCGCCACCTTCTCGCAGGCGTGGCGCCTGGGAGTCACCTTCCTGACGCAGCTCGTCTTGATGAAGCTGCTCAGGGCCGGCGACTGGGGACTCTACGAGTGGACGGTCACCGTCTTTCTGGTCTTCGGCGCCCTGCGCGACCTCGGGTTGCTCTACCACGTCATCCGGCTCAAGCCCCGGCCCTACGGCAACGTGCTGGCAGTCGAGCTGGCCTGGGGCGCCCTGCTCTCGCTCGCCACGTTCTTCGGTGCCGAGCAGGTCGCGCGCGCCTTCCCCGGCGCCGGCCCGGAGGTCGTGCCGGTGATCCAGGCCTTCAGCCTGTTTCTCTTTTTGGAAGGCCTGTCGTCGGTCCCCCGGATCTACTTCGACGCCGAGCTCATGGTGGGCCGAACGGTTCTACCCGAGATCTTGCGCAATCTCATCTTCGCCGCGACCTCGCTCACGCTGGCCTTCTTCGGCTATGGCGTCTTCAGCATGGTCACCGGGCTCGTGGTGAGCATGGCGTACTACACGGCGCACCTCTGGATTCGCGCCTGGCCCACCATCCCTTTGGTCTACGAGCGCGGCCGGAACTGGGCGCTCATCCGGCCGAGCCTGCCGCTGGCAACGATCTGGTTTTTCGCGATTCTCGCCCGCCATATCGATCCGGTTCTCCTCGGGCTGTTCAGCTTCGACAAGGACACCGTCGGCCTCTACACGCGCTCCTACTTCTTCGCCTTCCTGGTCACGGTCACCCTGGTGCCCGCCATCACCCGCGTCCTCTACCCGGCGCTGGTGGCGTACTCGGACGACCCCGTCAAACTGAGCGAAGCCTACCGGCTCGCCACCCTGCTGGTGCTGACGCTCGAAGCACCGGTGGCGGCGTTCCTGTTTCTCAATCCCGAAGCTTTCCTTTCGATCTTCGGCACCCAATGGACCGGCGCCGTACCGTTTTTGCGGGTGCTCGCCATCGCCCCCCTGATCGATCCGTTCAGCCGGCTCGGCGGCGAGATCCTCAAGGTCTATCACCACGACCGGCTGTGGATCGTGTCGCTGGTTCTGACGCTCCTGACTTTCGTGGTCGCGGGCTACTTCCTGATCTCGGCATTCGGTCCGATCGGCATGGCCTGGGCCAACTACCTGCCCATCGGCGGCCTGGTGATGGCCTGGGGGATCCACCGGATCGCGCCGGGCCCGTTCTTCCGCCTGCTGCGCGATATTGTCGTCATCTACCTGGCCCCGATCGTTCCGTTTCTGATCGCCTATCTGGCAGCGGGAGACCGGCTCTGGCTGCGGTTCGGCCTCTCCGTACTCGCCGGCCTGGTCACCGCGGCCTTCTACTGGCGGAAGTTCGGCCGGTCTTTTGTCGCCTTCT